In Amia ocellicauda isolate fAmiCal2 chromosome 3, fAmiCal2.hap1, whole genome shotgun sequence, the DNA window TAGTGCCCGAGGCGGTAGAACATTATGGAACATGGACTGAAGTGGTAAATGCATCCATCTTATCGAGTTATGAGATCAGtcagacaaaacaaaagccaGAGGGTGTCCTGTCACTCCAGGAAATGACATTGAGATCCTTGCTGTGGTCCCTCAACAGACAATAGCCCTTTTATCTAAATATTTAGGAATCTTAGTCATTGAAAAGCGAGCAGCAGAAGTTATTTTTGCCTTATCAACACACTCCACCTGTGCCCGTCTGGAATTCCATGGAGGTGTCCAGTAATTAGCATCAGCTACTTCTCTGCTTGATCTAGCCTTGACCAAAATGTTTCTAGGATAATTAGGGGGTTAATTAGAGTTTCATTGCTATTTCCAttagaaaacatcaaacactccTAGGTGGGGATTAAAACTAAGTGCAGTGCCTGCTACGATTTTCACACAGAGCTTCATATGAGACCCTAAAAACCTTTCTTTTAGAAAACCCACATACATTTAAGGCCAGTAATACCTGACACTACATGTACTACTATAATAAAGTTTATATTATTGAAATTTAACGTTAATTCCTTGGGTTCTTATTCTAAAAGCGGCTTTCAAATACTTCTGCAACCtgctaaaatatataaacacgaaaaacaaaattaaatatcaTTTGCATAGCgctaaacagaaaaaaacatgccTTTTGGGAAGCAAAAAACATGCTGCTTTCACAGATTTACATATTCAAAGGTCGCAGCAGCAACataagagaaacaaaaatagaatagagagaaagagggagggggaaGCGATGTTAAAACAAAAGGTTAAATATAATACACAACAAACACATTGCAAATAACTATAGCTTAAAAATAGTATATGTGCAATGCATTGGAAGTCAACGCCGATCCACTGAAGGTGTGAACATTTCTGAGGATACTTTTTGGACCAGTATGCACACACGGCGATAGGGAGGTGTGACTGCCTGCAACATGCCAAGCACATGTACAGCTGTGATGCACGGCCGACTAGAAAGAGCGCAGAGTGAGCGGCGAGCAGCTACATCCGGGCACTTCCATCCCCGGGTTACTGTACTACAGTACGGAgacacagcagcagcggccGCCGCCAGCAGGTAAGTGAGGGGGACccgagagggggagggagcccgaaAAAATGCAGGAGGAAGAAAAATAACCaactttttcttatttgtatatttcaaaTGCATTCGTGCGGGTCCCAGAGGGGGGTTTTGAGCGAGACGGGCGCGGAGACGGGCTTCCCCCCGCACGGCGCAGACTGGAGTGAGATGTGgggcttcctcctcctccagtctCCTCCAGTTTCATAAAAATGGGAATCACGGACAGTAAATCTCAGCCACGTCTGTGTGCACACCGCCATTTTCCAGAGCAGGGCAGAGGGGGATAGGGTGCAGCCGGAAAGTTTGGGAGCTCGGTGGCAGGAGGCTGTGTCCTGTTTGGAGGGAATGGGGTTATTGTATCACATCTAGGGGGAGGGGAAGAGCCGTGCAACGTGTGTTACCCTGTCCCATCTGGGGGAAAATACATCCTAGACACGGTAagatgcccccccaccccccagccccATTTCTGGTGCAACTGAATCCCCACATGTGCATAAGAGCATATTAATAATGTGCCAACATATCAGAATACGCAATGGACGGGAATCGTGCGTTACGGTCATGCATGCTGCGCATTCCTACATGTGCGAGAGGGGGCATGATCCGGGCATGATCCGGGGTTTGAATCCGGGCGATTCACGGCGGGATGGTGAAGATCGTGGCTCGCGTGGCCGTTACAAAGCCTTCGCCTCCCCTCGCGGACTGGACGGGCTgcgattaattaattaattaattaattaactaacaCTTTCATTAGATGATCGTGTAGTTAGGTCAAGCCCACTGTGTGCTGGATTGTCGTCGTGCGCGTTTTAAAACCGCGGTGAATTGTAACCGTGTGCTCATCACGTTAGCCActacttttcattttttccccttcttcttcttcatcagTCACATTTACTGATCTGGACCGACTTCTCAACCTACCTTGATGCTCCAAATCCCGCCCCCTTCTTCTTCTGGTTGGTTAACCCGGACCGTTGTGCGCTCTCTGATTGGCTGAAGCCGCTGTCCGTATGTCCAACCCCCGTCACTTCCACTACCATGTTCATGTGAGTGGGAGACCTTGGCCTTGCAGAGCTGGAGGGGGAAGGGAGGAGTGGAGGCTTGTCCGTAATTCTTCGCTCTATATAACGGAGATGGTGGCGGACTACAAGaccaatacatataaatacatcgAAATAAGTGAGCACATGTATATATTGGGAACGTGCACAGgatgatatttatatttaatttaaagactTGAAAATCCAGCGACAGGAGCTGCACATATAGGGTCCAATATGTGGCCCAGCCCagttaaatatattatacacataaaCGCACCTTTTTCATAATGGTTTATAAATGGCTCCATAGGAGAAAACACAACGAGAAAATGCCTGCTATCACTGTGCAGATAACAAACATATCCAGCATGCAAATTGTTCTCATGCCTCACACAACCTGTTACAATTTATACTGAGGATAAATGACACATACTGAGCAAAAGACAGTTACCTCATTTCAAactaatgctttgaaatgtctTGTAATATTACGCCTTTTCAGAGGTAGCAGAACAGATTTAAACAACAATCTCTTTAATTGATGCCAACCAGAATTACTGGGTATTATAAAGTTTATATTTCATGATGCTATGTTAATATTGTTGAGAAATCAGAGACGCTATTGAGATGAATAAAGGTGTGAGCGAattaatgcagtgttttaatAAGTAGGTGCCACACTTTCCTGCTATAGTACCCTTCATGCATACATACCAACATTTTAAGTATGTTTTAATCATGTGGAGAATAAGATAtggtaatacaaaatataagtttTTATACACTAAGTTACTGTGTGGGAAAACTAGCACCCATTCAGGAGGCAAGTGAatggttaaaaacaaaattgacaTGCTGAGATCTGTTTTATTTACTACTTTTGTTTGGGAATTTTGATCTAAATGTAGGAAATCTGAAGACTTACAGAATACACATTTTGCAAATTTTAGGATATTGAGCTTTATTTTAGCATCCTATGCTGTCTgagattagattttttttcagtttcgTTAGAATTTACATTTCTCTTGTAAAATAGTTCATCCTGTGGATCTCAGTGATTTTCCTTTACTAAAACACTGAAGCCACAATGCTGAGCAACATTTTAGTAAAGCCATGGAAGCTGCAAAAGTTTGTAATATCTTACTGTTGAGTATAATTTCAGTGCATAACAGGGGCAGTACAGTGAATATGAAACCAGATCTAAATCTATTTTCATCCACATAAAATATTTGAGTATGCAGATGAACTTCTAAAAGCTTCCACGCTGACATATATATCTGCTCCTCCAGAACCAAACGCCTTTAATATAAAGACGCGTTTGGTTGTTTATGTCAAGTTTTAGAATAATCTCGATTGAAATGCTGCCCAGACCGATTACAGTTAAAGACACCTGGAGCTGTTAGtggaaagaaaatgaatgaaaacatgaaaCTTTGATAGTAAAAGCTTCTGTATTTCTCTGCCTTGGGCTTTAATGCCGAGCTTGGCTACAAAACACTGtttaatgcaagaagcatataGAGCAGGGCCCGATTCTGGGACTCGATTCAGGAAAACACAGTAATATGTTGCGAGTTTAAAAGCCAACTTCTGAAGAAACAGATTCATTAGTAGGAACTGAAGTATGAACGTCAGCAGTGCTTGCTGGTTGGAGGTGTTCCCTTCCTGCGCTGAATTGACAGGAAGGGAAGAAGGTGAGTAGCGATGACAATCAGAACTGAAGAAACATGGCGAAGACAAAATGGCGAGATGTAACACTGGCACAATTCAACCATCTAGAAGCCATCGCAATCTGGTTGTAGTTGTATGCATTTAGGTCTCCTTTCTTCAGACAAATACCTCCTGGTATCTCCGTCCTTAATTTTGTTGAATTCCACGGAGTCCCAAACTGACCTTCATTCACAATGAAGTGGGAAGGCAAACAGATAAGCGAAAGCTGCATACACCACTATGTGAggctgttttgtattttcccaCTGTTCAGAAGTTGAGATACTGCTCTCAATTTGGTCAGTTCAAGAGGCTTCAGATGAGTAACCTATGGGACTTGTACCTTGCTAATTGTCACAGGAAAGATAAAACACGATGCACTGGCCATGTTTAAAAAGAAGACATCCGTTTGTGGTTAATAATAGCaatgtaataatgataataaatatcaCATTTGAAATGTTGCTAGCTCTCATCGTGTCTTACGTTAGATGAAGACATCCTGCGTGGCTCAGAAAGCAATCAACCCATTCGCCTCAGGTAAAGAAGTGGACGAATGTGGCGAGTAAATTTTTCTAAAGCAATTAAAAGACCGATATGCTTGAAATATTACCTAAAACAATATAgtgatacaaattaaaatacaaaaaaaaaacatttttgcctTCATTATAGGTGTCTTCTATAATGCAAGATGATGGTATTTTAGGAGAAAGTTGTCTTGTCTAAATGTGGCtgagttttgtatttgttacaaATCAGCCCAATTTCGAGTGAAAATCCCATCGGGGTTATTGTTGGGAGGGAGAGATTTATGACAATGCGGTCGGCGGCTCATCCTCTGACGCAGTCGGAGACACTGAGTGAGGTGTGCGTCGGCAGGTTCATTAACAGCCTGTGCCGTACGGCGCTATCTGAGCCGGGTTTCCTTGGTAAGTACTTGGTATACAGATACATAGAAGGGAGACGAAATCTCccaaaatacaataatagaAGGAAGGAGATGCTGTCGCTTTTGCCTATGAATGGTTTTCCTTTGCCAAGGGCCCCTGCGAGATCCTTTATAGAGCTAATCTAATGAAGGCCTGGTGCCAATGTCTCATAACGGTTAGTGATTCTTGTTCCTGTGCCAGTGCGACtctttatttgtctgtttgggGGTATTTTGGACCAACTGCTTACGCCCATCTGTGCACTAGAATACTAaaataccccccaccccccaccaaaaaaaataCTGCTTTTGATTAAATTCTAACGGTGGGTACCGTGGGTTCACGAAAGCAGATCTGGGATTGATGCCAAGCCCTGGCAGAATCTTAAAACGAGTagctaaacaaaaataattattcataTGTTGCTAAAAAAGAACAAGGCAGGtcgcatgtgtgtgagtgtgtgtgttagtgttgtgttttttccaaaTATCCATTTGGTACTCAGGATTTGCGCTTATTTTGCTTGAAGGAACGTCATCTTTGCTTTTGAATATTAATGCAGCTGAATGCGAGGCTAGTTTTGTCAGTGAATTAGCATGCATCAGAAGTAAGGCTCGTCTTTTCATCAAGGCTTTGTTCAAAGACGTACTTATTGTCTCAGTGTTAGAGCTAGCTATCCTTGGAAAGCTGAAATAATTCGGTGTGAGAGGTAACGTATGTAGCTGGTGTCACAGCGACCAAAGTTTGAAggtttttccatttttatttctgtgttttccttCTATTCATGTTTGTCACCTCTTCCGCAAAAATGTTCATggcttctttttgttttctgcagaGGGGCCGATGCCAAGAAGTGGATGCCGAATTCTTGCATGTCTCGGTGGCAAGTATTACACTTTCaggcggggggggcgggggggagacAATGTACTGTTTTTGAAAGGGTAAATCAGCCATCTTGTATAGCCTATATCgagtaaaaataaaagtaaatacatacatttgtctTGCAAACATGATATAATGATGCTGAATGTACGacttaatttgatttaatgatgAAACCGTTATCACTGGGTCTGGAAGAGCAGGCTTTGCTTTTAAACTCATAGAATACAAgtatgaaataaagaaatagatGTATTGTTTTCCTGCAGTCACATTATGAACTCGGCCGCAGTAAGATGTCAGGGCTGATAAACAGTCAAGATGGCGACCGACTCCTAAGAAAACCAAGAGACGCGCTTCTCCAGAAAGAGACTAACCATTTCGGCTTTTGTCTCTTTAACGGTTTGCATTTCTCGCTGTAAATGGAGAAAGTCATTTAATGGGGACGCAGAACAGCGGTCCAAAGTGTTGGCATTTAAAGGCGAACAAAAGTCAGGGAGCAGCCAAACAAGgcacacaataaaaacatggcTTCCTGGTGCAGTGAGACAGCCAGCGCCATGGCAAGCATCCTGGTCACATTGCACTGTTTATCCGTATTGTGAAGGGAAATGGCACACTGGACCCATGGCTAGCTGTCTGCCAAGATTCCTCCTGTAGAGGGGGATTCATTTCAGTCACTGCCCCTCGGACCTGCTCGTCAGTGCAGGGAATACCTAATTGACTTTCTCACACAGGCTATTTTGTTTACCCAGACAGAAAAAGACGACAGTTTTGTTGTTGCGGTCGGTTATACATGCTGTGTCACATCTTCTATACAGTTGATATGACTCTGCcagtgtgtgtaacagtgtctTTTTCCTCAAAGTACGGTCCATATAGTGTCGTGCAGTTAACCCCGTTTTGTCCAGTGAAAAGAGGAACGTCCCCAGTCATGGCAATTCCAACGGAATGAAATGACAAAAGACAGGCAGCAACACTGTGCACAAGGGGATGTGTCGAGTCTGAAAATAGTCCTCCTATTTATAAAGTGACTTTGTAAGTGGGGAATTGTCAGGTGGTGTCGTTGTAAGCGAACATCCTCTATTCTTGCATATGTCTGTAATCTAGCAGAGAGGCTGTGTGCAGACCGGGAGGAAGTGTGCGCGGTGGGATGAGGTAGTAGGTTGTATAGTTTTAGGGTCACACCCACACTGGGAGATAACTACACAACCTACTGTCTTTCCCAAAGCGTCCGCACATTATCAGCGACGTCGCACGGAGGGCATCTTGTGCGCCCGCGTTTCCCAGGATCCCACCTCCACTCTCAAGGTTGCAGAGGATTTGCCGGAAATGTTCCATTCAAGGGattgttgcattttgttttttcataagCAGCCTAACATAGCAGAACAAGTGCACTGTATTCAGCCGAGTATAttgtactttttaaaatgttttaagaattattatattttataatcgtatgtaaaaatgttttactATAAAGTGTAAAAAAAGTAACAGGATTATTTCACTGTATGTTAGTTTGTTTGCCATTCCCTTTTTCTGACCtcattttgaaatatgtttattttttcttaaatctcaAGATTCATCAGAAGACATAAATACGTGTATCATACGTGTAGACATCTGTGAAACGTGTACCTGTATATCTTCCCAGTGCTTTGTCAGTGTGAGGTAGTAGATTGTATAGTTGTAGGGTAGTGATTTTACCCTGTTTGGAAGATAACTATACAACCTATTGCCTTCCCTGAGGAGCAGAAAAGCACCATTACCGATTATATTATCTGTTGTGTAATGTATATATGCAGATCAAACAGTTGTACCCCTTTACTTTGTGATGGTTCGTGTTGGAGTTAATGTTTGCTTGTACCGTAGAGTATATACACCTCAGGGTTTCGGCGCCTGCCCTCGATGCCCTTCTTTGCACCGCAGTGAACCACCCAGTCAGGCCAGACAGGTGACCCAGATCTCACCCGGTCCTCCCAGTCTCAGACGTGCATTCGGCACACGGATGCTGCGGTTCAGGCCGGGCTTTAAAAGAGGCACGGGGCTCCTTTTAGGGAATGAAAGGACAGAAAAAAGGGCGTTTATGGTTCATTTAAAGTGGCACCATAACAGGAAGTGAGTTTCAAGGGGGGATTGGCAACATCTCGCGAGAAAACGGGGATTCACTGCGCtgtgaagaagaaaagaaacggCGCCTGGCACGGTGCACTGAATAGAAGTTCACACGTGAGGTGAGAATACAGAAGTGGATATTTATATACCAGAGAACCAATTCCGCTCAGAGGGAACTCCCTTTAACGCTCAGGGTCGTTGGGCATGGGGCACCCGGGCGTGGCGCTCCCAGACTCGGGGCTTGTGTGGAGAAGTTGAGAGGAACCGGTGGGCTCCTGGGCAGAGGTAGCAGATTGCATAGTTGTAGGGCAGGGATTTTGCCCCATTGACGATAACTATACAACCTGCTGCCTTTCTTAGGGCTTCATGATCACTCCTGTATTGTGGTTGTTATTCATTATAGCAGTAAAACAGTAGCTAGGACCTTAATTAAGAGTCTGTCTGTATCACCAATGTTGCTCTATTATGTTACTGATCCAGTAATTGAATTCATCGATTTGCTTCTGAACTAATGTTGTTTCGGTGTCCGCCTCGAAGCAGAAGCTCTGAATTAATTATCGATATGCTGTATTAAGGTCTCGCTTTATGGAAATATAGGTAATTAAATGTCTTCTAATGTCCAAATGACATCCATAAAATGAGTTTTCTGTATGttgatataaaataataaaaatgtttcacGACATATTTGAGTGTGAACTCCTTTTTGCTGTATGATCAAATTAGCTTTAAGGTAGTTCATTTTCCTTCACAACATAAATCTCAATAagcagaataaaacaaacaactgcATCAACATCGGCgtgtattattaaatacagaacaaaaacatTCTTTGGTTACATTTCTCCCCATAGAAATACACCAGACTTGACATTTGTTAGCGTGGTTACATACATAAAGCTTTGTAGACAGTGTGGGCCTTACTGAAACACCCGAGGCGTTAGAAAAGGATGGcgacagttttttttattatacgcagagagagatgcatatgGTAAATAAATTCCAAAGTGCAGCATCGAAAGTAAACTCTGCATCCCCCAAGCAGCTCTGCGTGGCTGATTTTATGTGTTGAAAACGTAGGCTTTTAGGACATCTTTCCCATCTTTGCCTGCGACAGACGCTACGATGCTCGCGTAATCGCAGGCCACATTGGTAAATCCCCTGTAACGGCATACAAGCAAGCCAGAAGAGAAACACATATGAATTGGGGCTCAGGTAGCTGTAAGATTTCATAGAGTTCATGTTTGAATGCTTTTTGAAAGTTTTCACAACATATCTTTCAGTATTACTTATCCTtagaccagtggttttcaaactggtcttGGAGTACCCCttatcctgctggtttttgttccaaccgaggacttaattgcttaattgaatccttaattgaactaacaaagtGATATACTGTTAAATTagtaattaagacctcggttggaacaaaaaccatcagggcagggggtactccaggaccggtttgaaaaccactacCTTAGACAATTTTCCTTCTAAAAACAGCATAATGCAGAACCGATTACACTCGTTTTATTTGTCAGTATGCTTTTACACCCTAATTCCACACATCTTGCATCCATAACTTGTCTCCAGTTTCCAATAATGAAAACTGAAGTTTGAAGGGAAATCATCCATATATTTCTTAATCCATGAACTGAATAAGTCGGTGCGATTCCCTACCTGGAAAACATGTGAGACCCTCCCAGCAGGTGGTACCGACTGTCCAGGGAGAGGCCTTTGTCTTTCAGCTGCTGCCAGGTCAACACGCGGAGGGACAGGTCCTGCGACGCGGTCACGACACGGAACGAATCCTGCGGGACGAAGCGGCACGCTGTCAGAGATGCGTGTCGTTGTGAGCATGACCGTCACTGTGCCCGGCCAGACCTCAGATACTCACGGCGCAAATGGCGGTGATGGGTTCGGTGTGGTCTTTGAAACATGCGAGCATGGTGCCGTTGACGGTGTACACCTTCAGATGGTGTCCCGAGGCCGTCAGCACCGTGCCACTCCCACAACCCCGGAGGAGGGTCTCTGGGTGCCAGCCACCAGTCTCTAACTGGAACGATCCCACCTGTTCAGCTTTGGGACACAAGTACACGGTTAGGGACATTTCTTCTCATAGTTCTGACATAAGGGGACGGATCTGGACACCTTCGCCTTGAGTAAATTAGTGGCATTTATGGGAACAGTTGCCGAAAGGCTAGGGACAGGTGTAGACAAAGGGTGCCACTGAAGAACGAGTGAGGACTAGGCATTAGAATAAAGCTGCTTCCATTCTGAATGAGTGGAGAGATGTGACTGATGTACTGGATCTCCAGTCCTGCTCCAGTCTCAGGGAAAACTGAAGAGATCGCCGAtcgttaaaaacaaatatatgtaaaattTTCATGATCTTTACCTATGATTTCCACTTTGTATTTCGATTTTTTGGACTTGATGTCAAAGACTGAGATCTTCTTATGGTGTGACAGAGCATCGCTGTGAAGCATCAGCACTCTGGCGGCTTCTGAGGGCAAGAAGCAGGCAGACGAACATCCATTGACTGGTAATGACTGAGAAACAAGAGGCTCGTCTTTACAGGGACAGGTCAGACTTTCAGCGTAGAAGACCTGGAGGAGGTAGAACAGATATTAAGATTGTATTTGATGGATTTGGATGACTGTTGAGGCTAGAGAGGGATTTCAACATTACCTTGACAAACTGATCAAAGTTTTCATTTGTTCCAACGATAACCCACTGCTTGTCTGGAGAGGCAGTCAGCACGTTGATTTTGAACGTGTCGTACGCAACCACCTTGGATACCTGCGACAGGGCAGGACTTGTTAAGGTGTACAGAGATCCCCCAGCTGAGCCAACCTGGAGAGACGGACACAAGTATGGGCACAAATTAAGATTCATCTGAAGTGTAATACGGCACGACCGCAGACACTAA includes these proteins:
- the fbxw12 gene encoding F-box/WD repeat-containing protein 12; amino-acid sequence: MDCDSPELTLDSLICIFSYLGEEDLIRAALVNKFWNEAAETAWLWRQMSLKRWSFCNLSQLPAGMQTWKNYYLRRSRLERNMQTGRAAADYTAKTLRGHTGRIVGLAYVLGNSSLSDSWKSMSVVCSASTDGTIRAWNVQEGVHLWTTSVQEPLGMIIADQQKGLLFSADSQGTIKAWKGLTGEELGSFPTSSSACSLLSHTVEDQSFLIVGSAGGSLYTLTSPALSQVSKVVAYDTFKINVLTASPDKQWVIVGTNENFDQFVKVFYAESLTCPCKDEPLVSQSLPVNGCSSACFLPSEAARVLMLHSDALSHHKKISVFDIKSKKSKYKVEIIAEQVGSFQLETGGWHPETLLRGCGSGTVLTASGHHLKVYTVNGTMLACFKDHTEPITAICADSFRVVTASQDLSLRVLTWQQLKDKGLSLDSRYHLLGGSHMFSRGFTNVACDYASIVASVAGKDGKDVLKAYVFNT